In Plasmodium vivax chromosome 10, whole genome shotgun sequence, the sequence TGCAGATATTTTACCGAGAGAAGTACATAGTACCCCGGCCGTGTTACTTTGTCTTCTTCCTCGTGAGCGGCTGCCTGACCCTGGGCGCCAAGTGGCTGATGCACAGGGTTTCGCAGCCGCTGGGCGAGCGCTGGATCCCCCGCAAGTAGGCCCCCACCTGCCAGTGACGCGCGGCGAGTGGGCGCGGCGAGGGTGCACTTCGCGTGGTCACTAACGAACGTGACGAGGGAGCACTTCGTGTGATCACTAACGAACGTGACGAGGGAGCACTTCGTGTGATCACTAACGAACGTGACGAGGGAGCACATCACATGATCGCCTCCAATTCAATTTACCACCAACTtcccacttcttcccccccccagaaAATGGAGCGAACGCATACGCAAGATCAAGGTGGCCAGGTTCAACCTGATGTTCTTCAACCTGTTTTACTTCACCCTCATCAGCGCGCTGGGCTTGGTCGCGCTGAGCTGCCAGACGTTCTTCCCCCACGAAATGGGGGGCCAGGGCAAGCTCAGCGACTACTTTGCAGGTATGAGCAGCGGCGTGTCCCCGGAGGGGGCACCAAAATgatgttatatatatgcatgtatgtgtgtgtgtctgtgtgtgtgtgtgtgtgtatgtatgtatgtatgtatgtatatatatatatatgtatgtgtttttttttttccccccaggCTACCCCAACCAGAAGACCTCCAGCCTCATCCACCTGTATTACTTCCTCAACGGGGGGTACCTGCTCACGTCCGTGTACTCCCTGCTTATGGCCGAGAAGCTGCCcgatttttatgaaaatttccTGCAGCACCTGTGCGCAGTCATCCTGGTTTACTTTTCCTACGGCCAGAACTTCCTGCGAGTTGGCTCCATCATCATGCTCTGCCACGACATCTGCGAGGTGTTCTCCTCCGCGTAGGGAATGAGCAAAAGCCCGCCGCCTAGCCGTCGGCGTGGCGCTGCGTAGCGGTGCGGTGCGTAGCACtgtgccgcttcaccccgATTAACACCGCTCACCCTGCATAACACCGCCGTACACCGCTCACCCTGCATAACACCGCCGtacaccgctccccccccgcaggtgcCGCGTCTTCGTGGACACGAGACACAAAGCCGTGACGGTGAGCTCCTTCTGCATCCTCTTCTCCAGCTGGGGGTTCCTGCGGCTATACATCTTCGCCAAGAGGTGCATCCTGCCCATCCACAGGAACTTGGACGTGTTTAACCCCCTGATTGGGTACGAAGCCTGCGTGTGGCTCACGTTCCTGCTGCTGGTTATTCTGCTGATGAACGTCTACTGGTTCGTCTTGAtggcaaaaatgtttattcACTTCGTCTCCAGTGGGAAGACGGAGGACATCTTGACGCGCGTGGCCGAGCTGGAGGAGGGCGAGCGGGCAGACAAGAAGACCAAGTGAAAGCGGCGCGACGGGAGCGGTGTGATGAGAGGAGTGTGACGAGAGCGGTGTCACGCGCTGGTTTGTTCCTTCTTGATTGTTCCTTCTTGAGTGTCTCTTCTTGATTGTTCCTTCTTAATTGTTTCATCTTGAGTGCTTCtcctcgccgctccccctccttATCAAGTCAGCGCCCCTTAATTTTGCGgaggttttttttcgcgccctTTTAAATCTGAGCAACTTGT encodes:
- a CDS encoding hypothetical protein, conserved (encoded by transcript PVX_097970A; Apicoplast targeted protein. Curated by Stuart Ralph, Walter and Eliza Hall Institute of Medical Research, Australia.), whose protein sequence is MKLDTVFKFLLVVVILFTLQQIWPLRDVRSKLQNGTLVPWVKGALRRVYSHFCFKVIRRDMQIFYREKYIVPRPCYFVFFLVSGCLTLGAKWLMHRVSQPLGERWIPRKKWSERIRKIKVARFNLMFFNLFYFTLISALGLVALSCQTFFPHEMGGQGKLSDYFAGYPNQKTSSLIHLYYFLNGGYLLTSVYSLLMAEKLPDFYENFLQHLCAVILVYFSYGQNFLRVGSIIMLCHDICEVFSSACRVFVDTRHKAVTVSSFCILFSSWGFLRLYIFAKRCILPIHRNLDVFNPLIGYEACVWLTFLLLVILLMNVYWFVLMAKMFIHFVSSGKTEDILTRVAELEEGERADKKTK